Proteins encoded within one genomic window of Columba livia isolate bColLiv1 breed racing homer chromosome 1, bColLiv1.pat.W.v2, whole genome shotgun sequence:
- the LOC110358850 gene encoding serine/arginine repetitive matrix protein 1-like, with translation MVLWQKCPETHRQRLAKGDGEPGSGAVSPDGEPSAQQPSAERTPGPLSSRPGLASPQRRLRPAPLRLTPCPPPPARRHRLLPRRRGPLAAAPGSAGRPGGTGFCVSRRLQPAAERSVTPFRVTASPKARVELYGSLVIASFSSGCKEKEKQNKTGRVAALQQLCVHLLAEPWALGADVHCWCQTDPLSSCSENISNTGLQ, from the exons ATGGTACTGTGGCAAAAATGCCCAGAGACACACCGGCAGCGACTTGCAAAGGGAGATGGCGAGCCCGGGTCTGGCGCCGTCTCTCCGGACGGGGAACCGAGCGCTCAGCAGCCCAGCGCCGAGAGGACCCCTGGCCCCCTCTCCTCTCGGCCGGGGCTGGCCTCTCCTCAGCGGCGGCTCCGCCCGGCGCCGCTCCGCCTCACCCCCTGCCCACCACCCCCGGCCCGTCGTCACCGCCTCCTGCCGCGGCGACGGGGTCCTCTGGCGGCGGCTCCGGGAAGTGCGGGGAGACCGGGCGGGACAGGGTTTTGTGTCTCCCGCCGCCTCCAGCCAGCGGCGGAGCGCTCGGTTACCCCTTTTCG CGTGACAGCAAGCCCCAAGGCTCGAGTGGAGCTTTATGGTTCATTAGTTATTGCCTCCTTCTCTTCAGGctgtaaggaaaaagaaaag CAAAATAAAACGGGCCGTGTTGCAGCTCTTCAGCAGCTTTGTGTACACTTGCTGGCAGAACCATGGGCACTGGGGGCAGACGTGCACTGCTGGTGCCAGACGGACCCCCTCAGCAGTTGTTCTGAGAA